TCTCAAAATCCATGTAAAATTTTATCTCCTTATTTCCCAAGGAGTTGTAAATATAAAATCAAGAAAGTTTATAAAAACACTATATTTTCTGTCCCCCAAAACTATAGAGATTATGGAGGGATAACAATAGAGGGGCTGGGTGGTTTCCGGGGAAGCCTTCCGGTTCTTCTTCCGTTAGTCCTTTAGGGCTGTCGAGTTATCCGGAAATCCCGGCACTGCAGGCTGGGAAAGTATGGGGGGCGGTTCGGCTAACAATTACTCCGAGCAGGTTAAGGCCGTGCCTGGCCGGGGCGAATGAATTAAATCGGCCAGAAAGGAGAAAATGTATGTCAAACATAGTTAGCCATGGGATGTTGATGATCGGCTGGCCTTTGGATACGCCGACGGAAGTAGGTGAAAAATGGGCTGCTAATATGAAAGCCAATGCGCTTCGTATCTACCAGAGCATTTTAGCCAAGATTCCGGATAAGGGCAAGTTCCAGGAAAGGATAGCCGGTCCGGCAAGCACGGGCTACGCGGGTTATGTCAATCCGGGATTCGTCTCCAGAAGAGGAAACGAGGTTTCCGACATTCTGGACGGCCAGGTGGCAAACCTGCGCGATTCCTACGAGAAGTTCGTCCGCAACCTTGAACACGCCTTTGAAACCGTGGATGGTGACCAAGCCAAGCGGTTCAAAGAGAAAGTGGAAAAGGCCAAGGAAAACTTCATGGAAGGAATGGCCCGGCGCACACTCATCTTTGGCGGAACCAGGGTAAAGGGCCGTGGCGCGGCGGCGATTGCCCCGCACTGGCTCGTGAATGACCAAAGGGTCATGGATTGGCTGAGAGCAGACGACAAGGTTTTGGAAGGCGGGCCGTTCAGGGTCTGCAAAATCCAGGACCGGTCGGCTTTCAAGGCCGCCCTGACCGAGCGGGTCATTCAAGCAGGGGTCCGGATTATCAAATCCGGCTTCTCGCCCATGGTCATCGCCAAGGAGAACAACCAGACAAACAACCTGGTGCAGAAGTTCATAGACCCGTCACTGGGCCTGGAATCTTTCAGCACGGGCGGATTATCCCGGCTGGATTTTATCCTGCAGGGCAATAATCGTTTGTTCCTGGAAGTGCAGGTGAGCCAAGTGTGATGTATGCCCCCTCCGGCCCCGCTTTGCGGGGTCGGGGCGGGATGTCGCTACGCTCCAGGGGAAGGAGTCCCGGCTCCTTCCCCTTTTTTTATTTTAACAATAATATTTCTCTTGTAATTTTATAAATAAATCGGTAATATATTCCTGCTCGTTTAGGGGACTAAAAATATGACTTTAAAATCACTGTTTAAAACAATCATCTGCCTGGCGGTCTGCCTGATTGTCCTCTCGCCTGCAATACATCCTTCGCTAAACGCTAAAGATAATGATAAAACCAAGGATAATCCCAAAGAACAGGGCAAAAGCGATGACAAACCTGCCTCGCCGGCAGGCGGGGACACGCATGATGATAATAGGAATAAAGATAAGGTAAAGGATAAGGATGAGAGTAAGGAAAAAGAGAAGCCTTCCACCCCTCCGCCCAAGGCCAAGAAGGAAAAGAGCGGAACCCTGAAAACCTTTGTCAAGCCTTATACGGATAAAGATAATCCCAAACATGATGATAAAAGCCATCACGACCGCCGCGGCCATGAGTCATCCGAATATTCTTCCGTCGGTTGCTACGAGTATGAAAATGACGATGACTATGATGACGATGATGATTCCGGCTGGGGCGATTTCTTCTGGGACCTATGGTGGGAGCTCTTTTTCGGAGACCACGGTTTCCGGTATCGCTCTTGCCCTTACGGTGAATCCGCCTACCAGGGCATTTATATTTCCAGCGACCCTTTCATTTCAGAAAGCTACAACGGGTTTGCTCTCCAGATGAGGACTTTTTACCAGAAGGTGGAAAGCGATTTGTGGGGCTACGGCGTTTACGGCAAATTGATGCTTCCCTCCGGTTTCAGCGGGGATATGTATTATAACCGCTACCGCGAGGAAATGGATGACGCAACCGATACCATGAACTTTTTTTCCATGCACTTTAATTTCGCCGGTTTTGCCAGTGACACCAATACGGTTTTCGAGCTCGGGCTGGGCGGTGCGTTTTTGACCGATGTCGAAGGGACCTCTCACGGCAGTTTATCGTTCCAGGGCAAGGTCTCCTATTTCCCGCGCGAGCCTTGGAGCCTGCAGGTATTGCTCGGTTACAGCGCATCGGCCGGGGAATCACTTATCAATCTCGATGCCACAGCCGGCTGGCACAAGAATAACTGGGAAATATTCGTCGGATACCATTCGCTCATAAATTCAGGAGGAGCTAATCTGGACGGGCCGGTCATCGGGCTTGCCATCTGGTTTTAAGGAAATATGTTTAAAAACATAGCAACATTCTTCAGAAAGGTTGTAAACCCGCGGATGTTTTATTACCGCGGCGTCATTTCTTCCAGACGCGGTAATTTTGACAAGGCGGTTGCTTATTTTAACCGTGTTTTAAAAGATAATCCTCTTTATGCCGAAGCCTATCTGGGACTCGGCTTGATATGCAAAATACAGGGTGATTATAAGCGTGCCATCAAGCATTTTAATAAAATTATCAAGATGCGGCCGGATAATGCCGCCGCATATTACAACCGCGGACGTTCATATTACCATAAAGGTGATTATGCCGCGGCCATCCAGGATTACAGCTTTGCCATTGCCATAAATCCGAAAAACGCCCTGATTCATTACCGCCGGGGGCGGGCTTATTACCGCCTAGGCAAATACGAACCTGCGGTTGAAGATTTTTCCAATGCGCTCAAGCTTGACCCCAAAGACACCGCGATTTATTATAACCGCGGCCGCGCTTATTATCACCTGGAAAATTATGAAAACGCCATGAGGGATTTCGATAAAGCGATAGATATCACTCCCAATTTTCCCGAGGCACTTTACCGGCGCGGGACCATCCATATGGAAAGAGAAGATTACGAAGACGCAATCGACGATTTTACTAGGGCGGTCGAGGTGAAGCCCAATTATACCAAGGCGTATTTTAACCGCGGGCTTGCCTATGCCCAGACCGGCGATTTGGATATGGCTTACGGTAATTTTACCAAGGCGCTCAGTATCTCCTCAAACTATGCCGAGGCGTATTTCCAGCGCGGCAGGGTTTTGCAGGAAAAAGGAATGCATGACGAAGCCAAGTCTGATTTTAAGAAAGCGCTGGAATTGGATTCCGACCATGTGGGCGCGCGCCAGATGCTGGAAGCGCCTGAAATCTTGGAAAAGAAGCCAAATGCCGGAACCCCTGATGGAAAAGAGTCCCAGGACTCCGATTCTGCCGGGGAGCCGAAATAATTAAGAGTCTCTAAGAATGAACTTCCCATGCAGCAACTACTTGATTCCGCCCAATATATTAAAGGCGTCGGTCCCGAGCGATTCAAGCTTCTTAATAAATTAGGCATAAAAACCATCCGCGATTTAATGTATCATTTCCCGCGCCGCTACCTGGACCGCTCCAGGATAAAAACCATTGCCGAGGTGCTGGAAGAAGGGCGCAAAGCATCTCCCGGTGCTTTGCCTGAACAAACTGTCCAAGGGAAAATATTGGAATCCGTTCTTAAGCGGACCAGGCGATGGCTATCTATATTCCAGATTGCAGTGGGCGATGATACCGGAATCGTTTACGCCACCTGGTTTAACCAGCCGTTCCTCGAGGAATACTTCAATAAAGGCGATGAGGTAATACTTTCCGGAAGACTAAAGTTTTATAAGCAGCCGTTCTTAGAATCGCCCGAATACGAAATAATAAAAGGAGAGGAGTACGAGCCCCTGCACGCCGGCCGGATTATTCCCTGTTATCCTTTGACCGCGGGCTTAAACCAGAAATACCTTCGGCGGATAATCAAGGGTGCGGTAGAAACTTATAGCTCCTCTCTTTCCGATACGCTTGGCCGGATACCGGATAAACCTGCCGGACTTTTGCCCGTACCGGAGGCGGTTAAACGGATTCATCTTCCCGAATCGGAAAGTGATATCAGTAACGCCCGCACAAGCCTGGTTTGGGAGGAATTATTCCTGGTGCAGTTGGCGCTTGCCGAGCGTTACAGGGCAATCAAGAAAAACACGGTCAAGCACCCGCTGGCTATCTCCGATACCCTCGAACAGCGCATACGGCAGCGGATTCCTTTTACGCTTACCGCCGCTCAGGAGAAAGTAATTAATGAAACAAAAAACGACCTTACCGGCAAGTATCCGATGAACCGCCTGCTTCAGGGCGATGTCGGCTCAGGGAAAACCATCGTGGCGGTTTACGCCATCCTCGCCGCAATCGGCAACCATACGCAGGCGGCTTTAATGGCGCCTACGGAAATACTGGCCGAACAGCATTACCAGACTGTTTCACGGCTCTTGGAAAATTCCAAGGTGCGCATTTCCTTGATGGTCAGCGGAATCCAGCGTAAAGAACGCCAGGAGCAAATTGAACTGGTTAAAAAAGGCGAAATAGATTTAGTCATCGGCACACATGCCCTTATCCAAAAGGCGGTGGTGTTTAACAAGCTTTCTTTGTTAATCATAGATGAACAGCATAAATTCGGGGTAGAGCAGCGCGAGACATTGAAGTCAAAGGGCGAAAACCCGCATACCCTGATTATGACCGCCACGCCTATCCCGCAAACACTGACCCTGACCCTTTTCGGAGACCTTGATTTATCCGTCATAGACGAAATTCCCCCGGGCAGGAAGCCGGTAAAAACGATCCTGCGCCCCTCGGCTAAAATGCCCGAAGCGCTTGAATTCATCCGGCAGAAAATACACGAGGGCAGGCAGGTTTATTTTGTCTATCCCTTGATAGAAGAACAAAGAGCCAAGAGCGAAGAGGAAAAAGCCAGCCGGGCGATGCTGCGTTCCGCTACCCAAATGGCGAAACACCTTAAGGCGAAAGTATTTCCGGAATATAATATCCAGCTTTTGCACGGCGGGATGAAGCAGAAAAAGAAGGATGAAATAATGAGGGACTTCCGCCAGGGGAAAACCAACATCCTTGTTTCCACCGTGGTTATAGAAGTTGGTATCGATGTTCCCAACGCCTCGGTCATGGTCATTGACCACGCCGAGCGCTATGGCTTGGCGCAGCTGCACCAGTTAAGGGGGCGAATCGGGCGAGGTCAGCATAATTCATATTGCCTTTTATTCGGGGATTTCAAGACGCCCGATGCCGAAAAGCGCCTAAAGATAATGGAAGAGACCAGCGACGGATTCAGGATTGCCGAAGAGGATTTAAGGATACGCGGCCCGGGAGAG
This sequence is a window from Planctomycetota bacterium. Protein-coding genes within it:
- a CDS encoding tetratricopeptide repeat protein — translated: MFKNIATFFRKVVNPRMFYYRGVISSRRGNFDKAVAYFNRVLKDNPLYAEAYLGLGLICKIQGDYKRAIKHFNKIIKMRPDNAAAYYNRGRSYYHKGDYAAAIQDYSFAIAINPKNALIHYRRGRAYYRLGKYEPAVEDFSNALKLDPKDTAIYYNRGRAYYHLENYENAMRDFDKAIDITPNFPEALYRRGTIHMEREDYEDAIDDFTRAVEVKPNYTKAYFNRGLAYAQTGDLDMAYGNFTKALSISSNYAEAYFQRGRVLQEKGMHDEAKSDFKKALELDSDHVGARQMLEAPEILEKKPNAGTPDGKESQDSDSAGEPK
- the recG gene encoding ATP-dependent DNA helicase RecG; amino-acid sequence: MQQLLDSAQYIKGVGPERFKLLNKLGIKTIRDLMYHFPRRYLDRSRIKTIAEVLEEGRKASPGALPEQTVQGKILESVLKRTRRWLSIFQIAVGDDTGIVYATWFNQPFLEEYFNKGDEVILSGRLKFYKQPFLESPEYEIIKGEEYEPLHAGRIIPCYPLTAGLNQKYLRRIIKGAVETYSSSLSDTLGRIPDKPAGLLPVPEAVKRIHLPESESDISNARTSLVWEELFLVQLALAERYRAIKKNTVKHPLAISDTLEQRIRQRIPFTLTAAQEKVINETKNDLTGKYPMNRLLQGDVGSGKTIVAVYAILAAIGNHTQAALMAPTEILAEQHYQTVSRLLENSKVRISLMVSGIQRKERQEQIELVKKGEIDLVIGTHALIQKAVVFNKLSLLIIDEQHKFGVEQRETLKSKGENPHTLIMTATPIPQTLTLTLFGDLDLSVIDEIPPGRKPVKTILRPSAKMPEALEFIRQKIHEGRQVYFVYPLIEEQRAKSEEEKASRAMLRSATQMAKHLKAKVFPEYNIQLLHGGMKQKKKDEIMRDFRQGKTNILVSTVVIEVGIDVPNASVMVIDHAERYGLAQLHQLRGRIGRGQHNSYCLLFGDFKTPDAEKRLKIMEETSDGFRIAEEDLRIRGPGEFLGTKQSGFPELKIADLSKDLDILKAVRKHAFKTYLPTGR